A genomic region of Synechococcus sp. NOUM97013 contains the following coding sequences:
- the tkt gene encoding transketolase, whose product MVAAPASVDTLCINSIRMLAVDAINKSNSGHPGLPMGCAPMGYALWDKFLKHNPKNPKWFNRDRFVLSAGHGCMLLYALLHLTGYDSVTIDDIKQFRQWGSKTPGHPETFETPGVEVTTGPLGAGISNAVGLAIAESHLAAKFNKADATVVDHYTYVVMGDGCNQEGVSSEAASLAGHLKLGKLIALYDDNSITIDGRTDVSFTEDVLKRYEAYGWHVQHVAEGNTDVDAIAKAIEAAKAVTDKPSIIKVTTTIGYGSPNKADTAGVHGAALGEEEAALTRQQLNWNYGPFEVPQEAYDQFRQAIERGASLEAEWNQTLAAYRTKYPSEAAEFERMLRGELPEGWDKGLPTYSAEDGGLATRKHSQICLGALGPNLPELIGGSADLTHSNYTDIKGETGSYQASSPEKRYLHFGVREHAMAAILNGIAYHNSGLIPYGGTFLVFADYMRGSMRLSALSELGVIYVLTHDSIGVGEDGPTHQPIETIPSLRAMPNMLVFRPGDGNETSGAYKLAIQNRKRPSSLCLSRQGMANQANSSIDKVALGGYVLEDCEGTPELILIGTGTELDLCVQAAKQLTAEGKKVRVVSMPCVELFDEQSDAYKEEVLPNAVRKRLVVEAAESFGWHRFIGLDGDSVTMNRFGASAPGGTCLKEFGFTVENVVAKSKALLD is encoded by the coding sequence ATGGTCGCTGCGCCCGCTTCTGTCGACACCCTTTGCATCAACAGCATCCGCATGCTGGCGGTTGATGCCATCAACAAATCCAACAGTGGCCACCCCGGCCTGCCGATGGGCTGCGCCCCGATGGGTTACGCGCTGTGGGACAAGTTCCTGAAGCACAACCCCAAGAATCCCAAGTGGTTCAACCGCGACCGCTTCGTGCTGTCAGCCGGTCACGGCTGCATGCTGCTGTACGCGCTGCTGCACCTCACCGGTTACGACTCGGTGACCATCGACGACATCAAGCAGTTCCGTCAGTGGGGCTCCAAGACTCCAGGTCACCCCGAAACCTTCGAAACCCCTGGCGTTGAAGTGACCACCGGCCCCCTCGGCGCTGGTATCTCCAACGCTGTGGGCCTGGCCATCGCCGAATCCCACCTGGCCGCCAAGTTCAACAAGGCCGACGCCACCGTGGTTGATCACTACACCTATGTGGTGATGGGTGACGGCTGCAATCAGGAGGGCGTGTCCTCCGAGGCTGCATCCCTGGCGGGTCACCTGAAGCTGGGCAAATTGATCGCCCTCTACGACGACAACAGCATCACCATCGACGGCCGCACCGATGTGTCCTTCACCGAGGACGTACTGAAGCGCTACGAGGCCTACGGCTGGCACGTCCAGCATGTGGCCGAAGGCAACACCGATGTGGATGCCATCGCCAAGGCGATAGAAGCGGCCAAGGCTGTTACCGACAAGCCGTCGATCATCAAGGTGACCACCACCATCGGCTATGGCTCCCCCAACAAGGCCGACACTGCCGGTGTGCACGGTGCTGCTCTGGGTGAAGAGGAAGCCGCGCTAACCCGTCAGCAACTGAACTGGAACTACGGCCCCTTCGAGGTGCCTCAGGAGGCCTATGACCAGTTCCGCCAGGCGATTGAGCGTGGTGCCAGCCTCGAAGCCGAGTGGAACCAGACCCTCGCCGCCTATCGCACCAAGTACCCCAGCGAAGCCGCTGAATTCGAGCGGATGCTGCGCGGTGAGCTGCCCGAGGGCTGGGATAAGGGTCTGCCCACCTACAGCGCCGAAGACGGTGGCCTGGCTACCCGCAAGCACTCCCAGATCTGCCTGGGTGCCCTGGGCCCCAACCTGCCTGAACTGATCGGCGGCTCCGCCGACCTCACCCACTCCAACTACACCGACATCAAGGGCGAAACCGGCTCTTATCAGGCCAGCAGCCCCGAAAAGCGCTACCTGCACTTCGGTGTGCGCGAGCACGCCATGGCGGCGATTCTCAACGGCATCGCTTACCACAACAGTGGTTTGATCCCTTACGGCGGCACCTTCCTGGTGTTTGCCGACTACATGCGCGGCTCCATGCGCCTCTCGGCCCTGAGTGAGCTGGGTGTGATCTACGTGCTCACCCACGACTCCATCGGTGTGGGCGAGGACGGCCCGACTCACCAGCCGATCGAGACCATCCCCTCCCTGCGGGCAATGCCGAACATGCTGGTGTTCCGCCCTGGCGACGGTAACGAGACCAGCGGTGCTTACAAGCTGGCCATCCAGAACCGCAAGCGCCCCAGCTCCCTCTGCCTCAGCCGTCAGGGAATGGCCAACCAGGCCAACTCCTCCATCGACAAGGTGGCCCTCGGCGGCTACGTGCTCGAAGACTGCGAGGGCACCCCTGAGCTGATCCTGATCGGCACCGGTACCGAACTTGACCTCTGCGTCCAGGCTGCCAAGCAGCTGACCGCTGAAGGCAAGAAGGTGCGCGTGGTCTCCATGCCCTGCGTGGAACTGTTCGACGAACAGAGCGACGCCTACAAGGAAGAAGTGCTCCCCAATGCCGT
- the fabF gene encoding beta-ketoacyl-ACP synthase II — translation MVEGLQRVVVTGLGAVTPIGNSVAEYWSGLTSGRNGVASITLFDAEKHACRFAAEVKDFDPTGFLEPKEAKRWDRFCKFGVVAAKQALADAGLAITEANADRIGVSIGSGVGGLLTMETQAHVLEGKGPGRVSPFTVPMMIPNMATGLAAIALGAKGPSSAVATACAAGSNAIGDAFRLLQMGKADAMVCGGAESAITPLGVAGFASAKALSFRNDDPATASRPFDKERDGFVIGEGAGVLVLETLEHAEARGATILAEMVGYGTTCDAHHITSPTPGGVGGAAAMRLALEDGGLSADSIDYVNAHGTSTPANDSNETAAIKSALGSRAHQIPVSSTKSMTGHLLGGSGGIEAVACVLALQHHVVPPTINHANPDPECDLDVVPNTARELKLGTVLSNSFGFGGHNVCLAFRRMS, via the coding sequence ATGGTGGAGGGTCTCCAACGCGTCGTGGTCACTGGCCTCGGCGCGGTGACACCGATCGGCAACAGCGTTGCCGAGTATTGGTCTGGCCTCACCTCAGGCCGCAATGGCGTGGCGTCGATCACTCTGTTCGATGCTGAAAAGCACGCCTGTCGTTTTGCCGCCGAGGTGAAGGACTTCGATCCCACAGGCTTCCTTGAACCCAAGGAGGCCAAGCGCTGGGATCGGTTCTGCAAATTCGGTGTCGTCGCCGCCAAACAGGCCCTCGCTGACGCTGGCCTCGCAATCACCGAAGCCAACGCCGATCGCATCGGCGTCAGCATTGGCTCCGGCGTGGGCGGCCTGCTCACCATGGAGACCCAGGCCCACGTGCTGGAGGGCAAAGGCCCCGGCCGTGTCAGCCCGTTCACTGTGCCGATGATGATCCCCAACATGGCCACTGGCCTGGCGGCGATCGCTCTAGGCGCCAAAGGTCCCAGCTCCGCGGTGGCCACTGCCTGTGCCGCGGGATCCAATGCCATTGGCGATGCCTTCCGTCTGCTGCAGATGGGCAAGGCCGACGCCATGGTTTGCGGCGGCGCGGAATCCGCCATCACCCCGCTGGGCGTGGCCGGTTTTGCCAGCGCCAAGGCCCTGTCCTTCCGCAACGACGATCCCGCCACCGCCAGTCGCCCCTTCGACAAGGAGCGTGATGGCTTCGTGATCGGCGAGGGTGCCGGTGTGCTGGTGCTGGAAACCCTTGAGCACGCTGAAGCACGCGGCGCCACGATCCTGGCCGAAATGGTGGGCTACGGCACCACATGCGATGCCCACCACATCACCTCACCGACCCCCGGTGGCGTGGGCGGAGCCGCAGCCATGCGACTCGCTCTGGAAGACGGTGGTCTGAGCGCCGACAGCATCGACTACGTCAATGCGCACGGCACCAGCACCCCTGCCAATGACAGCAACGAGACCGCGGCGATCAAAAGCGCTCTCGGCAGTCGGGCCCACCAGATTCCGGTGAGCTCCACCAAGTCGATGACCGGTCACCTGCTGGGTGGTTCCGGCGGCATTGAAGCGGTGGCCTGTGTGCTGGCGCTCCAGCATCACGTGGTGCCTCCCACGATCAATCACGCCAATCCCGATCCCGAATGTGATCTGGATGTCGTGCCCAACACCGCCCGTGAGCTCAAGCTGGGCACGGTGTTGTCCAACTCCTTCGGCTTCGGCGGCCATAACGTCTGCCTCGCCTTCCGACGCATGAGCTGA
- the acpP gene encoding acyl carrier protein yields the protein MSQEAILEKVRSIVAEQLSVDAGEVKPESNFQNDLGADSLDTVELVMALEEAFDIEIPDEAAEGIATVGDAVKYIEDKQA from the coding sequence ATGTCCCAGGAAGCGATCCTCGAAAAAGTCCGTTCGATCGTGGCGGAGCAACTCAGCGTTGACGCCGGCGAAGTGAAGCCGGAGTCGAATTTCCAGAACGATCTCGGCGCTGACTCGCTTGACACAGTCGAGCTGGTGATGGCCCTGGAGGAAGCCTTCGACATCGAAATTCCCGACGAAGCAGCTGAAGGCATCGCCACCGTCGGCGACGCCGTCAAGTACATCGAAGACAAGCAGGCCTGA
- the psaC gene encoding photosystem I iron-sulfur center protein PsaC, producing MSHAVKIYDTCIGCTQCVRACPLDVLEMVPWDGCKAGQIASSPRTEDCVGCKRCETACPTDFLSIRVYLGDETTRSMGLAY from the coding sequence ATGTCCCACGCCGTCAAGATCTACGACACCTGCATCGGCTGCACCCAGTGTGTGCGCGCTTGTCCTCTCGACGTTCTCGAGATGGTTCCCTGGGACGGTTGCAAAGCCGGCCAGATTGCTTCTTCCCCTCGCACCGAAGATTGCGTGGGTTGCAAGCGCTGTGAAACCGCTTGCCCCACGGACTTCCTCAGCATTCGCGTCTACCTGGGTGACGAGACCACCCGCAGCATGGGTCTGGCGTACTGA
- the glmS gene encoding glutamine--fructose-6-phosphate transaminase (isomerizing), whose amino-acid sequence MCGIVAVIGSREAAPLLLEGLRQLEYRGYDSAGIATIDVSGAEAASALHCVRAKGKLVNLTARVDQEGAPGFCGIGHTRWATHGKPEEHNAHPHRDGSGRVAVVQNGIIENHRLLRDELTAAGVTFRSDTDTEVIPHLVSAELERRSAAGEPANGSTLLAAVQAVLPRLQGAYALAVLWAEVPGALVVARKAAPLLIGLGEGEFLCASDTPALAGFTRTILPMEDGEVALLSPLGIELYNAEGERQQRSPTLLSGQEHVADKREFRHFMLKEIHEQPDTARLWVERHLPQGLPANNPVALPFDDDFYAGIDRIQILACGTSRHAAQVGAYLLEQFAGVPTSVDYASEFRYAPPPLAPNTLTIGVTQSGETADTLAALAMDAERRRAQGEPAYAPRQLGVTNRPESSLARQVTHLLDIGAGIEVGVAATKTFLGQLLAFYALALAFAARRGSRSEAEIAALVTELRGLPKELSALVQQHDQRSEAMAHRFAETQDVIFLGRGINYPIALEGALKLKEISYIHAEGYPAGEMKHGPIALLDTHVPVISIAVPGVVFEKVLSNAQEAKARDAQLIGVAPICADTELFDELLPVPEVSEWISPLLTVVPMQLLSYHIAAHRGLDVDQPRNLAKSVTVE is encoded by the coding sequence ATGTGCGGAATCGTTGCGGTGATTGGCTCCCGGGAGGCGGCGCCGCTGCTGTTGGAAGGCCTGCGTCAGCTGGAATACCGCGGCTACGACTCCGCAGGTATCGCCACGATTGATGTTTCCGGGGCCGAGGCGGCAAGCGCGCTTCATTGCGTGCGCGCCAAGGGCAAGCTGGTGAATCTCACCGCACGGGTGGATCAGGAGGGGGCTCCAGGCTTCTGCGGCATCGGCCACACCCGCTGGGCCACCCATGGCAAGCCGGAAGAGCACAACGCCCATCCCCACCGCGACGGCAGCGGCCGCGTGGCAGTGGTGCAGAACGGCATCATCGAAAACCACCGGTTGCTCCGCGATGAGCTCACGGCGGCCGGGGTCACGTTTCGCTCCGACACCGACACCGAGGTGATTCCGCATCTGGTGTCGGCCGAGCTGGAGCGGCGCAGTGCCGCTGGTGAGCCTGCGAATGGCAGCACACTGTTGGCGGCTGTGCAGGCGGTGTTGCCGCGCTTGCAGGGGGCCTATGCCTTGGCGGTGCTCTGGGCTGAGGTGCCCGGAGCGCTGGTGGTGGCGCGTAAGGCAGCCCCGCTGCTGATCGGTCTCGGCGAAGGTGAGTTTCTCTGCGCCAGCGACACCCCCGCCTTGGCCGGCTTCACCCGCACCATCCTGCCGATGGAGGACGGCGAAGTGGCGCTGTTGAGTCCTCTGGGAATCGAGCTCTACAACGCCGAGGGTGAGCGCCAGCAGCGCAGTCCCACCCTGCTGAGCGGCCAGGAGCACGTGGCCGACAAGCGGGAGTTCCGTCACTTCATGCTCAAGGAGATCCATGAGCAGCCCGACACGGCACGGTTGTGGGTGGAACGCCACCTGCCGCAGGGCCTGCCGGCAAACAATCCCGTGGCGCTGCCCTTCGACGATGACTTCTACGCCGGCATCGATCGCATCCAGATCCTGGCCTGTGGCACCAGTCGCCATGCGGCCCAAGTGGGTGCCTACCTGCTCGAGCAATTCGCCGGTGTGCCCACCAGCGTGGATTACGCCAGTGAATTCCGTTACGCCCCGCCGCCGCTGGCCCCCAACACGCTCACCATCGGCGTCACTCAGTCGGGTGAAACCGCCGACACGCTGGCGGCTCTGGCCATGGATGCCGAACGGCGCCGGGCCCAAGGGGAACCTGCTTATGCCCCCCGTCAGCTGGGGGTGACCAACCGTCCGGAAAGCTCTCTGGCACGGCAAGTGACGCACCTGCTCGACATCGGCGCCGGCATCGAGGTGGGTGTGGCCGCCACCAAGACCTTCCTGGGCCAATTGTTGGCCTTCTATGCGCTGGCTCTGGCCTTCGCCGCGCGCCGCGGCTCCCGCAGCGAGGCCGAGATCGCCGCTTTAGTGACGGAGCTGCGCGGCTTGCCTAAGGAGCTCAGCGCCCTGGTGCAGCAGCACGATCAGCGCTCGGAGGCCATGGCCCATCGCTTCGCGGAAACCCAGGATGTGATCTTCCTGGGGCGGGGCATCAACTACCCCATCGCCCTGGAAGGAGCGCTAAAGCTCAAGGAGATCAGCTACATCCATGCCGAGGGCTATCCCGCCGGTGAGATGAAGCACGGGCCGATCGCTCTGCTCGATACCCACGTGCCGGTGATTTCGATCGCGGTGCCGGGCGTGGTGTTCGAGAAGGTGCTGAGCAATGCCCAGGAGGCGAAAGCTCGCGATGCCCAGTTGATCGGTGTGGCACCGATCTGTGCTGACACTGAGCTGTTCGACGAACTGCTGCCGGTGCCTGAAGTGAGCGAGTGGATCAGCCCGCTGCTCACCGTGGTGCCGATGCAATTGCTCAGCTATCACATCGCTGCCCACCGGGGACTGGATGTGGATCAGCCCCGCAATCTCGCCAAGAGCGTCACTGTGGAGTGA
- the rfbB gene encoding dTDP-glucose 4,6-dehydratase encodes MSPATPNASSLLGHRQRILVTGGAGFIGGAVVRRLLSDSDAIVFNLDKMGYASDLTSIEAVLSELPNEGVGRHHLQRVDLSDAAAVEAAVREADPDLVMHLAAESHVDRSISGPGVFIESNVTGTYNLLQAVRAHYERLSGSRQEDFRLHHISTDEVFGSLGAEGRFSETTPYDPRSPYSASKAASDHLVQAWHHTYGLPVVLTNCSNNYGPWQFPEKLIPVVTLKAAAREPIPLYGDGLNVRDWLYVEDHVDALLLAACQGEPGRSYCVGGHGEATNKQVVNRICAELDQLNANNAPHADLITPVTDRPGHDRRYAIDPSRISSELGWQPRHSVEEGLAATVRWYIDHQDWCQQVRARASYSGERLGLTPQ; translated from the coding sequence ATGTCGCCTGCCACCCCGAACGCCTCCTCGCTTCTTGGGCATCGCCAGCGCATTCTGGTGACCGGCGGGGCGGGTTTCATCGGCGGCGCTGTGGTGCGCCGACTGTTGAGCGACAGCGACGCCATCGTGTTCAACCTCGACAAAATGGGGTACGCCAGTGATCTCACCTCCATTGAGGCCGTTCTGAGCGAACTGCCCAATGAGGGGGTCGGGCGCCATCATCTTCAGCGCGTGGACCTCAGTGATGCGGCGGCGGTGGAGGCAGCGGTCCGCGAAGCCGACCCTGATTTGGTGATGCACCTGGCCGCAGAGAGTCACGTCGACCGCTCGATCTCCGGCCCTGGCGTCTTCATCGAGAGCAACGTCACCGGCACGTACAACCTGCTCCAGGCCGTGAGGGCGCATTACGAGCGCTTGAGCGGATCGCGCCAAGAGGATTTCCGGCTGCATCACATCAGCACGGACGAGGTGTTCGGCTCTCTGGGTGCCGAAGGGCGCTTCTCGGAAACCACGCCCTATGACCCACGCAGTCCGTATTCAGCCAGCAAGGCCGCAAGCGATCATCTCGTCCAGGCATGGCACCACACCTACGGGCTGCCCGTGGTTCTGACCAACTGCTCAAACAATTACGGCCCCTGGCAATTTCCAGAGAAACTGATCCCTGTGGTCACGCTGAAAGCAGCAGCCCGAGAGCCCATCCCCTTGTATGGAGACGGCCTCAATGTGCGCGACTGGCTCTACGTCGAAGATCATGTGGATGCGCTGCTGCTCGCCGCTTGTCAGGGAGAACCCGGCCGCAGCTACTGCGTCGGCGGACACGGCGAAGCCACCAACAAACAGGTTGTCAATCGCATCTGTGCTGAGCTCGACCAACTCAATGCCAACAACGCGCCCCACGCCGACCTGATCACACCGGTGACCGACCGACCAGGCCATGACCGGCGCTACGCCATTGATCCGTCCCGCATCAGCAGCGAACTGGGGTGGCAGCCGCGACACAGCGTGGAAGAGGGTCTTGCCGCCACAGTTCGTTGGTACATCGACCATCAGGACTGGTGCCAACAGGTTCGAGCGCGCGCCAGCTATTCCGGCGAACGCTTAGGCCTCACTCCACAGTGA
- a CDS encoding mannose-1-phosphate guanylyltransferase/mannose-6-phosphate isomerase: protein MTSPLIPVILCGGTGTRLWPLSRASYPKQYWPLGGNGEDTLLQQTQQRLEGIEALGAPLLICNDDHRFIVAEQMRQIGVEPGAILLEPMGRNTAPAVAVAALQATARGEDPLLLVLAADHVIREGAQFRAAIDAGRSAAEAGRLVTFGIVPTAPETGYGYIEAAEPLEAGALTPVPIARFVEKPDRATAEQFLESGRFTWNSGMFLFKASAMLSELERLAPEVVSCCRAALEQEVADLDFLRLEREAFAKCPNVAIDVAVMEQTQLGSVLPLSAGWSDVGSWSALWETADRDDDGNVLRGRVISEDSRNCYLRSEHRLVVGLGVENLVVVETDDAVLIADRSQAQNVKTVVKQLEADGSPEGKAHRKIYRPWGHYTGVVEDSRWQVKRISVKPGASLSLQMHHHRAEHWIVVKGTALVERDGESELIGENESTFIPLGCKHRLSNPGRIPVELIEVQSGAYLGEDDIVRFEDGYGRQSIMDPTLNVA, encoded by the coding sequence GTGACCAGCCCTCTGATTCCGGTGATTCTCTGCGGCGGCACCGGCACACGCCTCTGGCCCCTCTCCCGCGCCAGCTACCCCAAGCAGTACTGGCCCCTGGGCGGCAACGGGGAAGACACCCTGCTGCAGCAGACCCAGCAGCGCCTGGAGGGCATTGAAGCCCTGGGAGCGCCGCTACTGATCTGCAACGACGACCACCGTTTCATCGTGGCCGAGCAGATGCGCCAGATCGGCGTGGAGCCAGGCGCCATCCTGCTGGAGCCCATGGGACGCAACACCGCGCCTGCGGTCGCCGTGGCCGCCCTGCAGGCCACAGCCCGCGGGGAGGATCCGCTGCTGCTGGTGCTGGCCGCCGACCATGTGATCCGTGAGGGTGCGCAGTTCCGCGCCGCCATCGATGCCGGGCGCAGCGCCGCTGAAGCCGGGCGCCTAGTGACCTTCGGCATCGTGCCCACCGCACCGGAAACCGGCTACGGCTACATCGAAGCCGCCGAACCCCTGGAGGCCGGAGCGCTCACGCCAGTGCCGATCGCCCGGTTTGTGGAGAAGCCCGATCGCGCTACTGCCGAGCAGTTCCTGGAAAGCGGCCGCTTCACCTGGAACAGCGGCATGTTCCTGTTCAAAGCCAGCGCCATGCTGTCGGAACTGGAACGCCTGGCCCCGGAAGTGGTCAGCTGCTGCCGCGCCGCCCTGGAGCAGGAGGTGGCTGATCTCGATTTCCTGCGGCTGGAGCGAGAAGCCTTTGCCAAGTGCCCCAACGTGGCCATCGACGTGGCCGTGATGGAACAAACCCAGCTGGGCTCCGTCTTGCCGCTTTCAGCCGGCTGGAGCGATGTGGGCAGCTGGAGTGCCCTCTGGGAGACGGCCGATCGTGATGACGACGGCAACGTCCTGCGTGGCCGCGTGATCAGCGAGGACAGCCGCAACTGCTACCTGCGCAGCGAGCACCGTCTGGTGGTGGGTCTGGGCGTGGAAAACCTGGTGGTGGTGGAAACCGACGATGCCGTGCTGATCGCCGACCGCAGCCAGGCACAGAACGTGAAAACGGTGGTGAAGCAGCTGGAAGCCGACGGCAGCCCTGAAGGCAAGGCCCACCGCAAGATCTACCGCCCCTGGGGCCACTACACAGGCGTCGTGGAAGACAGCCGCTGGCAGGTGAAGCGCATCTCCGTCAAACCCGGCGCCAGCCTTTCACTGCAGATGCACCATCACCGCGCCGAGCACTGGATTGTCGTCAAAGGCACTGCGTTGGTGGAACGCGATGGAGAGTCGGAGCTGATCGGTGAAAACGAAAGCACCTTTATTCCCCTTGGCTGCAAGCACCGGCTCAGCAACCCCGGGCGCATTCCGGTGGAACTGATCGAGGTGCAAAGCGGTGCCTACCTCGGCGAAGACGACATTGTGCGCTTTGAGGATGGCTACGGGCGCCAGAGCATCATGGACCCCACCTTGAACGTCGCCTGA